A stretch of the Channa argus isolate prfri chromosome 9, Channa argus male v1.0, whole genome shotgun sequence genome encodes the following:
- the gjb8 gene encoding gap junction protein beta 8 → MSWGALYAQLGGVNKHSTSIGKIWLSVLFIFRITILVLAAESVWGDEQSDFTCNTQQPGCKNVCYDHFFPVSHIRLWCLQLIFVSTPALLVAMHVSYRNRGDKRTMLASNGAEKMSDTDLETLKKRHLPITGPLWWTYTCSLFFRLIFEGGFMYALYFVYDGFQMPRLVKCEQWPCPNKVDCFISRPTEKTVFTIFMVSSSAICMVLNVAELLYLIAKAIMRCTATSHKRTHSYTHTDGVSRDVMLLQNKKNEMLLSSSTDSSSNKTMC, encoded by the coding sequence ATGAGCTGGGGAGCCCTCTATGCCCAGTTGGGTGGTGTCAACAAGCACTCCACCAGTATAGGAAAGATTtggctctctgtccttttcaTCTTCCGCATCACTATTCTGGTTCTGGCAGCTGAGAGCGTCTGGGGGGACGAGCAGTCAGACTTCACGTGCAACACACAGCAGCCCGGCTGCAAGAACGTCTGCTACGACCATTTCTTTCCCGTGTCGCACATCCGATTGTGGTGCCTGCAGCTGATTTTTGTATCTACGCCTGCCCTGCTGGTGGCCATGCACGTCTCCTACAGGAACCGTGGGGACAAGAGGACCATGCTGGCCTCAAATGGTGCCGAGAAGATGTCAGACACGGACCTTGAGACGCTGAAGAAGAGGCATCTGCCAATCACAGGCCCACTCTGGTGGACATACACCTGCAGCTTGTTCTTCCGCCTCATCTTTGAGGGCGGATTCATGTACGCGCTCTATTTTGTCTACGACGGCTTCCAGATGCCACGGCTGGTGAAGTGTGAGCAGTGGCCTTGTCCCAACAAGGTGGACTGCTTTATCTCCAGGCCAACAGAGAAGACGGTCTTCACCATTTTCATGGTGTCCTCATCAGCTATCTGCATGGTGCTGAACGTGGCCGAGCTGTTGTACCTCATCGCCAAGGCGATCATGAGGTGCACGGCCACGTCGCACAAGAGgacacactcttacacacacacagacggtGTCTCACGGGATGTCATGCTCCTGCAAAACAAGAAGAACGAGATGCTGCTGTCTTCGTCCACAGACTCGTCCAGCAACAAGACAATGTGCTGA